In a single window of the Flavobacterium sp. W4I14 genome:
- a CDS encoding hypothetical protein (product_source=Hypo-rule applied; cath_funfam=1.10.460.10; superfamily=46689; transmembrane_helix_parts=Outside_1_4,TMhelix_5_22,Inside_23_142) yields the protein MNPPIFYTILLAGLIIVILIIYQNRKSKSINDIKRPSTHHELIALNKMHSIISKNNWSVIVKSIDGIKLDYEENELSNVGYHIYSSYHEQLMQGQMSVYIKDNIKNKYLKIVTDGSSESMIGVVDPVQGFIGYLSFIELEKN from the coding sequence ATGAACCCACCAATATTTTACACTATTCTTTTAGCCGGACTAATAATTGTTATCTTAATTATCTACCAAAACCGAAAGTCAAAATCAATTAATGATATTAAAAGGCCATCAACACATCATGAGCTTATTGCATTAAATAAGATGCATTCAATTATATCAAAAAATAATTGGTCTGTGATAGTTAAATCAATCGATGGTATAAAATTAGATTATGAGGAAAATGAATTAAGCAATGTTGGCTACCACATTTATAGTAGTTATCACGAACAGTTAATGCAAGGCCAAATGTCAGTTTACATAAAAGACAATATCAAGAATAAATATCTTAAAATTGTGACTGACGGAAGTTCAGAATCTATGATTGGTGTTGTTGATCCAGTTCAAGGTTTTATAGGCTATTTAAGCTTTATAGAACTAGAAAAAAATTAA